In Myxococcus virescens, a single genomic region encodes these proteins:
- a CDS encoding MFS transporter yields the protein MSPRPPFLLAILLLSFPQIVETIYSPALPLIATAYRVTPAETGQTLSLWFAAFAFGVVAWGRLSDLWGRRPALLAGLALYAAGAAWAMVASDFSHLLAARLISAFGAAVGSIVTQTALRDSHAGPELGRVFAVLGLALAISPAVGLFAGQLLAAKAGHSGVFAALGLLAASMLGLSLWRWPETRPATLSVAPFWPTFRVMLRDPGIWRCTLLIAAFNAAIFTWYQLGPFLFAGLENPWLSFGQSGFLLAAGALAGALMNRALLRRGWTAEALISLGVLLLGAGTGLVILLTALLPQSLAFLIGVTLISSAYAVAIPNVLAIALRAYADRFGTAGAILSLFYYNLLGVGLVIAGYGQRLDFALAICALLAAIVSVRPMTRRGALSEESPPGSKSRILCRSSGGGRS from the coding sequence ATGTCCCCCCGTCCGCCGTTCCTGCTCGCCATTCTGCTCCTGAGCTTTCCGCAGATCGTTGAAACCATCTACAGCCCGGCCCTGCCGCTGATCGCTACGGCCTATCGCGTCACCCCAGCCGAGACGGGCCAGACGCTGTCACTCTGGTTCGCAGCCTTCGCTTTCGGCGTGGTGGCCTGGGGCCGACTCTCCGATCTGTGGGGCCGCCGCCCGGCGCTCCTTGCGGGCCTTGCGCTTTATGCGGCGGGTGCGGCGTGGGCCATGGTCGCCAGTGATTTCTCACATTTGCTGGCCGCACGGCTTATTTCCGCCTTCGGCGCGGCGGTTGGATCGATCGTTACCCAGACCGCGCTACGCGATAGCCATGCTGGGCCGGAGCTGGGCCGGGTCTTCGCGGTGCTTGGGCTGGCGCTGGCTATCAGCCCGGCGGTGGGCCTCTTCGCAGGCCAACTGCTCGCGGCCAAGGCCGGTCACAGTGGCGTCTTCGCGGCCCTCGGACTGCTTGCGGCGTCCATGCTCGGGTTGAGTCTCTGGCGCTGGCCTGAAACCCGCCCCGCTACTTTGTCTGTCGCCCCATTCTGGCCCACCTTCCGAGTCATGCTCCGCGATCCCGGCATTTGGCGCTGTACCCTGCTGATCGCCGCATTCAATGCCGCGATCTTCACCTGGTACCAGCTTGGCCCCTTCCTCTTTGCCGGGTTGGAGAACCCCTGGCTCTCATTCGGCCAGAGCGGTTTCCTGCTCGCCGCCGGGGCGCTGGCGGGGGCGCTGATGAACCGTGCCCTGTTGCGCCGCGGTTGGACGGCGGAAGCGCTGATCTCGCTCGGCGTCCTCCTCCTGGGGGCGGGGACCGGGCTCGTCATCCTGCTCACCGCGCTTCTGCCGCAGAGCCTGGCCTTCCTGATCGGCGTGACGCTGATCTCGTCCGCCTATGCCGTCGCGATCCCCAATGTGCTGGCCATCGCCCTGCGAGCCTACGCTGATCGGTTCGGGACTGCTGGCGCAATCCTGAGTCTCTTCTACTACAACCTCCTCGGCGTAGGACTGGTGATTGCCGGCTACGGCCAGCGCCTGGATTTTGCCTTGGCCATCTGCGCGCTGCTGGCGGCGATCGTCAGCGTCCGGCCAATGACGCGCAGAGGGGCATTGAGTGAGGAATCGCCTCCGGGGAGCAAGTCCCGAATCCTGTGTCGTTCGTCAGGAGGGGGTCGGAGCTGA